The Podospora pseudocomata strain CBS 415.72m chromosome 1 map unlocalized CBS415.72m_1, whole genome shotgun sequence genome has a segment encoding these proteins:
- the TPS3 gene encoding Trehalose-6-P synthase/phosphatase complex subunit (CAZy:GT20; COG:G; EggNog:ENOG503NU3V), producing the protein MTVFIASLFLPKTIHFTLPGTPPRGSRSEKPQPNPRPAPPERQPSLFQPPSITPPHTPTDEKKPSGLFTNEDGLRVHIPTTTAVGEDGVRAPADRSSPTWGGRLDQPMSRANSPPPPSLIQKARNLHQKAKEMGRAGITQPRTLDRSESHERVFAHANWKIVNADQGNGGLRNAAEAASREGKVGDCTWVGTLGMPTDALQGTQQLQDIQDKLATEHDMLSVCPSDKDFDGHYSHFCKQILWPVFHYQIPDNPKSKAYEDHSWKYYVNVNQAFADVIVKNWKRGDVVWVHDYHLLLVPGMVRKKLPEAKICFFLHVAFPSSEVFRCLAVRKQLLEGMLGANLIGFQIHEYTRHFLQTCSRLLSAEATPDGLQLEDRFVDVVNLPIGIDPVSLSQHREEDEVKRWLDTMRERYAGKKLIVARDKLDHVRGVRQKLLSYELFLNKNPEWRDKVVLIQVALSTSEKSELDATVSDIVTRVNSSWANLAYQPVVYLKQDIDYAQYLALLSVADALMITSQREGMNLTSHEYLFCQDGKISEKKHGSLILSEFTGTSSLFGGNELSVNPWDYRACADAIKKALEMGDEEKEMRWTKLYEAVNHHTGSHWFSEILARLDVVYEQQHRHDQTSVPRLSLNTLVQQYNRTERRLFILDFEGTLVSWGPVNQIIPVSPQRTLDVLNDLLLDDRNTIYVMSGRRPEELDRLFRRVPNLGLIAENGCFLRDCGSTEWTEMADADQIRSWKDSVRGILTYYIERTPGAEIEDRRCSLIFHYKSAEDYESATRQALDCASHINDACEDQRVHAIPMEGCVLVEPLDWTKSTAAQRIFSDLRDRMAPDATHTSPVDFLMVVGDGREDEKVFKWANGLGEEGLVEEVVTVSLGTRNTEATATMTQGVSGVLMALQRLGSIA; encoded by the exons ATGACGGTTTTTATTGCTTCACT GTTCCTCCCCAAGACTATTCATTTCACACTCCCCGGCACACCTCCGCGCGGGTCTCGCTCCGAGAAGCCTCAGCCCAATCCGAGGCCAGCGCCACCTGAGCGGCAGCCTAGCCTGTTCCAACCGCCCAGTATCACCCCGCCTCATACTCCGACCgacgagaagaagcccaGCGGTCTTTTCACTAACGAGGATGGGCTGCGGGTTCATATTCCAACAACGACAgcggttggagaagatggtgttCGTGCGCCAGCTGACCGAAGCTCTCCCACCTGGGGAGGTCGTTTAGATCAGCCAATGTCGCGGGCGAActcaccgccacctccttcgTTGATCCAGAAGGCTAGAAACCTGCAtcagaaggccaaggagatgGGTCGGGCCGGCATCACACAACCTCGCACACTCGATAGAAGCGAGAGCCACGAGAGGGTTTTTGCACATGCCAACTGGAAGATCGTTAACGCTGACCAGGGCAATGGCGGTCTTCGAAATGCTGCCGAGGCGGCTTCCAGAGAGGGAAAGGTTGGAGACTGCACTTGGGTCGGCACCCTTGGTATGCCCACGGATGCTCTCCAGGGCACTCAACAACTCCAAGATATTCAGGACAAACTCGCCACGGAGCACGACATGCTCAGTGTCTGCCCCTCCGACAAGGACTTTGATGGACACTACTCTCACTTCTGTAAACAAATTCTGTGGCCAGTGTTTCATTACCAGATTCCCGACAACCCCAAGAGCAAGGCATACGAGGATCATTCATGGAAATACTATGTCAATGTCAACCAAGCGTTCGCCGATGTCATCGTTAAGAACTGGAAGCGGGGCGACGTCGTTTGGGTCCACGACTACCATCTTCTCTTGGTCCCTGGCATGGTACGAAAGAAGCTGCCAGAAGCCAAGATTTGCTTCTTCCTTCACGTGGCCTTCCCGTCATCTGAGGTGTTCCGTTGCCTGGCGGTTCGGAAACAGCTGCTGGAAGGCATGCTCGGTGCCAATCTGATTGGATTCCAGATCCACGAGTACACGAGACATTTCCTTCAGACCTGCAGTCGACTCCTTAGTGCGGAGGCCACTCCAGATGGACTCCAGTTGGAAGACCGCTTTGTCGACGTTGTCAACCTCCCAATCGGGATCGATCCTGTTAGTCTCAGCCAGCATcgtgaagaagacgaggttAAGAGATGGCTGGATACCATGAGGGAGCGTTACGCTGGCAAGAAGCTCATTGTTGCTCGCGACAAACTGGATCACGTTCGTGGCGTGAGACAAAAGCTCCTCTCATATGAGCTTTTCCTGAATAAGAATCCGGAATGGAGGGACAAGGTTGTCCTCATCCAAGTGGCGCTTTCCACCAGCGAGAAGAGCGAGCTGGACGCGACTGTTAGCGACATCGTCACTCGCGTCAACTCCTCGTGGGCCAACTTGGCGTACCAGCCCGTCGTCTACCTCAAGCAAGACATCGACTATGCACAGTATCTTGCTCTATTGAGCGTTGCGGACGCCCTCATGATCACCAGCCAACGCGAGGGCATGAACCTAACCTCGCATGAGTACCTCTTTTGCCAGGACGGCAAGATCAGCGAAAAGAAGCATGGATCTCTGATTCTCTCTGAGTTCACTGGCACGTCGTCCCTCTTTGGCGGAAATGAGCTTTCGGTCAACCCTTGGGATTATCGGGCCTGTGCGGATGCGATCAAGAAGGctctggagatgggggatgaggagaaagagatgcGATGGACCAAGCTGTACGAGGcagtcaaccaccacacaggGTCTCATTGGTTTTCCGAGATCCTGGCTCGCCTCGATGTTGTGTATGAACAGCAGCACCGTCACGACCAAACCTCTGTTCCCCGACTTTCACTCAACACGCTGGTTCAACAGTACAACAGGACGGAGAGAAGGCTGTTTATCCTCGATTTTGAGGGCACCCTGGTCAGCTGGGGGCCAGTCAACCAGATCATTCCTGTCAGCCCACAG CGTACCCTTGACGTATTGAACGACCTGCTCCTTGACGATCGTAACACTATTTATGTTATGTCTGGCCGCAGACCGGAAGAGCTGGATCGTCTGTTCCGCCGTGTCCCTAATCTCGGCCTCATTGCTGAGAACGGTTGTTTCCTCAGAGACTGTGGTAGCACGGAGTGGACCGAGATGGCTGATGCAGATCAAATCCGCTCCTGGAAGGATTCCGTCAGAGGTATCCTGACATACTACATCGAGCGCACCCCAGGCGCCGAGATAGAGGATCGGCGCTGCTCGCTCATCTTCCACTATAAGTCGGCGGAAGATTACGAATCTGCCACCCGACAGGCCTTGGATTGTGCTAGTCACATCAACGACGCTTGTGAGGACCAGCGAGTCCACGCTATTCCCATGGAGGGCTGCGTCCTTGTGGAGCCGCTTGACTGGACCAAGAGCACGGCTGCCCAAAGGATCTTTTCCGATCTTCGCGACCGCATGGCACCAGATGCGACTCACACGTCGCCAGTGGACTTCCTCATGGTTGTCGGTGATGGACGTGAGGACGAGAAGGTCTTCAAGTGGGCCAACGGtttgggcgaggagggcctTGTGGAAGAGGTTGTGACGGTCAGCCTGGGAACAAGAAACACGGAGGCGACCGCCACCATGACACAGGGCGTGAGTG GTGTACTCATGGCTCTACAGAGACTGGGATCAATCGCGTAA
- a CDS encoding uncharacterized protein (EggNog:ENOG503P0A5; COG:E) — translation MASTFPPPPVNTIDWSNVGFKVREVNGHIESHYSVKTGQWSPLQFVTDPYIRLHGMAPALNYGQQAYEGLKAFRLPGNNKIAIFRPDRNAARLQHSAEFISVPPVPVDLFIAAVKAAVALNAEFVPPHETGAAMYIRPQVYGSSAQLGLTPPEEYMFCVYVLPTGVYHGTHPVRALIMDEFDRAAPNGTGSAKVGGNYAPVLRWSDKARGEGYGITLHLDSKRHEEVDEFSTSGFIGVLREGGKVTLVVPDSRAVIDSVTSLSVQEIGRDFGWGVEKRAIKYDELPKFSEVLAAGTAAALVPIRSITKRDSNRLAGQARVSSSNGAETVTYIPEGIEEPGEICTKLLEQLKGIQLGKIEDKFGWRFEVTEQDGKSVVGESDSGGAADADSVDQLD, via the exons ATGGCTTCAAcgtttcctccccctccggtCAACACCATCGACTGGTCCAATGTCGGCTTCAAAGTTAGAGAAG TAAACGGCCACATTGAATCCCATTACTCGGTCAAGACAGGCCAATGGTCACCCCTCCAGTTCGTCACCGACCCCTACATCCGCCTCCACGGCATGGCCCCGGCCCTCAACTACGGCCAGCAAGCCTACGAAGGCCTCAAAGCCTTCCGCCTCCcgggcaacaacaagatcgCCATATTCCGCCCTGACCGCAACGCGGCCCGGCTCCAGCACTCGGCCGAGTTCATCTCTGTCCCTCCGGTCCCTGTCGACCTCTTTATCGCCGCAGTCAAGGCGGCTGTCGCTCTCAACGCCGAATTCGTGCCTCCCCACGAGACAGGCGCGGCGATGTACATTCGGCCGCAAGTCTATGGTTCTTCGGCCCAGTTGGGACTGACGCCGCCGGAGGAGTACATGTTTTGCGTTTATGTCTTGCCCACAGGGGTTTACCACGGGACTCACCCTGTCAGGGCGCTGATTATGGATGAGTTTGACCGGGCTGCCCCGAATGGGACGGGGAGCGCCAAGGTGGGGGGGAACTATGCTCCTGTGCTGCGGTGGAGTGATAAGGctcggggggaggggtatggCATCACGCTGCATTTGGACAGCAAGAGGcacgaggaggtggatgagtttTCTACGAGTGGGTTCATTGgggttttgagggaggggggcaaGGTGACGCTGGTGGTGCCGGATAGTAGGGCTGTGATTGACAGTGTTACTAGTCTGAGTGTGCAGGAGATTGGGAGGGAttttggttggggggtggagaagagggcg ATCAAGTATGACGAGCTGCCCAAGTTCTCAGAGGTGCTGGCTGCGGGCACGGCAGCTGCTCTTGTGCCCATCCGGTCGATCACCAAACGTGACAGCAACCGGCTTGCGGGACAGGCTCGCGTGTCTAGCAGCAATGGCGCGGAGACTGTTACATACATTCCTGAGGGTATCGAGGAGCCAGGCGAGATCTGTACCAAGCTTCTCGAGCAACTTAAGGGTATCCAGCTCGGCAAGATCGAGGACAAGTTTGGCTGGCGGTTCGAGGTCACGGAGCAGGATGGCAAGAGCGTTGTCGGCGAGAGTGACTCGGGTGGCGCTGCGGATGCTGATtctgtggaccagcttgacTAG
- a CDS encoding uncharacterized protein (EggNog:ENOG503NW81; COG:P) codes for MADTPPPPITSEANDEPPPLNNVPSEPTARSTGISFGPDLRGDIGSSQAGGIYNTRSITRASFDRRTAGDISQENGGPSNSSDDVEEGDDWRDKHGKTKQVFKGTTLLWLAYQSIGVIYGDIGTRYDRQTSRLLSGSNADPQG; via the exons atggccgacacaccaccaccaccgatcaCATCGGAGGCCAATGACGAACCGCCTCCCCTAAACAATGTCCCGTCTGAACCCACGGCCCGCTCTACCGGTATCTCCTTTGGGCCAGACTTGCGAGGAGACATCGGATCTAGCCAGGCCGGCGGTATTTACAACACCAGAAGCATCACAAGGGCGTCTTTTGACAGACGAACCGCCGGTGACATCTCTCAGGAGAATGGTGGACCTTCCAACAGTAGCGAtgatgtggaagagggggatgacTGGCGTGACAAGCATGGCAAAACGAAGCAGGTGTTTAAGGGCACTACACTGTTATG GCTAGCATACCAATCCATTGGTGTTATCTACGGAGACATTGGCACCAGGTATGATCGTCAGACGTCTCGGTTGCTGTCCGGTAGCAATGCTGATCCCCAGGGGTAG
- a CDS encoding uncharacterized protein (EggNog:ENOG503P5HD), which translates to MSPSTNTVPTGPILAAPPPWNTKATMYLIPFWTSSKTAANLPQKAYHPLEYQSSFSSPQASGKPLGGLSMVQIIRYHETPVGPYDELILCPGTFEYPLPDDQASSTKKKTGKAMRITRIYVSQKYTCSNGRKLWNLPKHLAKFTWSTPDPSNPNVQTLRVYPHDHTTPYDPTESTPSTTPLFKCTLKMIPYLPSFPFSNHWLPRLRIDVTLVQPPLPENSQASQEELPGTGEEWVKMGGYEQVSKKCKIMWADMDQREEGEGGKEEDNFFPGLKRWNLAVVMQDGEANFVDGERWAAPRHTL; encoded by the exons ATGTCTCCTTCAACCAACACCGTCCCAACAGGACCTATCCTcgccgcccctcctccatggAACACCAAAGCAACCATGTACCTGATCCCCTTCtggacctcctccaaaaccgcagccaacctcccccaaaaggCCTACCACCCCTTGGAATACCAgtcctcattctcctccccccaagcgTCAGGCAAACCCCTCGGGGGTCTCAGCATGGTCCAGATAATCCGCTACCACGAAACCCCCGTTGGCCCCTACGACGAACTCATCCTCTGTCCCGGAACATTCGAATACCCCCTCCCAGACGACCAAGCCAGCTCAACCAAGAAGAAAACCGGCAAGGCCATGAGGATCACCCGAATCTATGTCAGCCAGAAATACACCTGTTCGAACGGCCGAAAGC TCTGGAACCTCCCCAAACACCTTGCCAAATTCACCTGGTCAACCCCCgacccatccaaccccaatGTCCAAACCCTCCGAGTCTACCCCCACGACCACACTACTCCCTACGACCCAACTGAATCaacccccagcaccacccccttatTCAAGTGCACCCTCAAGATGATCCCCTACCTCccatccttccccttctcgaACCACTGGCTTCCAAGGTTAAGGATCGACGTCACTTTGGTGCAACCTCCCTTGCCAGAAAATAGCCAGGCTTCCCAAGAAGAGCTCCCGGGaacgggggaggagtgggtcAAGATGGGGGGGTATGAGCAAGTCTCCAAGAAGTGCAAGATCATGTGGGCTGACATGGATcagagggaagagggagaagggggaaaagaggaggataacTTCTTTCCTGGCCTGAAAAGGTGGAATCTGGCGGTGGTAATGCAGGATGGAGAGGCAAACTttgtggatggggagaggtgggcTGCACCGAGGCATACACTCTGA
- a CDS encoding uncharacterized protein (COG:L; EggNog:ENOG50KOG0218), with protein sequence MDASSSSSDSSIIRREAPPAIVRSSNFTPRRPTTPTLDSSPDPSNASLGLSSAAYSAMYDASLAPSPFATPSYFEAEEFHHHVVCAVAESRSAGVIGLATINLNLASSQIITIANESNYTTLKQTLSAMQHKPTTFITLPRITADRASSRLAEVLEDEIGWPTYTTTMPRGCWDKALGIINIEYYAYSDQIVPLKVILSSNNFYAACAFAAVISYIESYHGLAIRAGALNIEYVEPSGVMRMDKAAIQALELLRNGRQAQPGDNTLFALANNTRTPEGRRLLTRSVLQPMTNEEEINLHHDAVETLCGDEDVFRKLRDWLKEFDGIDLESISGWLAIDHTVIRQPVQSGIVSSSGRHMSAAVGAHELSQAEGDLSRVLGLKSYLKKVQALHQLLRAADVTDHLLASVASKTGADKTGPTLGLLASVLQEDAAYSRSAAEIGHARMWAIRALPNDAIDLARAEHRRTREEAEAYFALKLALFQEVLGEAAAPKLFDDKDKGLCFKFKWADVRQYVDTDEPQPGEIWGQAKIGCVRVNLGIRRGEHYLCQTDRLLELSQQLRVHSDIITKESDKYVLELRNAITEAGYVADLTSIAKAVAQLDLICSHAELTTTHGYVRPKLGKELALIKARHPIMEARRGFVPNDVFSGDDTKFVVVTGTNMGGKTTYIKTIALMQILAQIGCFVPAERAAVPICDRIFVRSATNDNAAGNAGTFAVEMDEMSVILHGATNKSLVIIDELGRGTSTAEGLGLAAAMAEELVKKKSRVFFATHFLDLGKMLNAWYPSQVLNVHMTSHGSVEDGHATISLPHTVVAGPVNNWDYGLELASRYFPASLIESARHWSKYHQEQVELSRKERTSAEMKSAAEIAVMHHMEQALSSQMSNMELAERLELVTDQYKALEERGEVSNEGGEASNDNAEA encoded by the exons ATGGACGCGTCCAGCAGTTCATCCgactcctccatcatccggAGAGAGGCTCCTCCAGCTATCGTCAGGAGCAGCAACTTTACCCCCCGCCGGCCTACCACTCCCACCCTGGACAGCTCCCCTGacccctccaacgcctctCTTGGTCTCTCCAGCGCCGCTTACTCTGCCATGTATGACGCCTCGTTGGCTCCGTCTCCCTTTGCCACTCCCTCCTACTTTGAAGCTGAGGAGTTCCACCATCATGTCGTCTGTGCTGTAGCCGAATCTCGCTCAGCCGGCGTTATCGGCCTCGCCACGATCAATTTGAACCTAGCCAGCTCCCAGATTATCACCATTGCCAATGAAAGCAACTATACGACTCTCAAGCAGACTCTCTCTGCCATGCAGCACAAGCCGACCACATTCATCACTCTGCCCCGTATCACTGCGGACCGTGCCTCTTCCAGATTGGCCGAGGTCTTGGAAGACGAAATTGGGTGGCCTACTTACACCACCACGATGCCCAGAGGATGTTGGGACAAAGCTCTTGGAATCATCAACATTGAGTACTACGCCTATAGCGACCAGATTGTCCCTCTCAAAGTCATACTGTCATCCAACAACTTCTACGCCGCCTGCGCCTTCGCGGCC GTCATCTCCTACATCGAGAGCTACCATGGCCTCGCAATCCGAGCAGGCGCACTCAACATCGAGTACGTCGAGCCCTCCGGAGTCATGCGGATGGACAAAGCAGCCATCCAAGCATTAGAACTCCTCCGCAACGGGCGCCAAGCCCAACCGGGCGACAACACGTTGTTCGCGTTAGCGAACAACACGCGGACTCCGGAGGGCCGGCGCCTGCTCACGAGGAGCGTCCTCCAGCCGATGACgaacgaggaggagatcaacctccaccacgacgcggTAGAAACTCTGTGTGGCGACGAAGACGTGTTCCGGAAGCTGAGAGATTGGTTGAAGGAGTTCGACGGGATCGACTTGGAGTCTATCTCCGGTTGG TTGGCAATAGACCATACTGTGATCCGGCAACCCGTGCAAAGCGGGATCGTGTCGAGCAGTGGTCGGCACATGTCGGCGGCCGTGGGAGCCCATGAGCTCTCACAAGCCGAGGGGGATTTGAGCCGGGTCCTTGGGCTCAAATCCTACCTCAAAAAAGTCCAAGCCCTCCACCAACTTCTCCGGGCCGCCGACGTGACCGACCACTTGCTCGCGAGCGTAGCGAGCAAGACCGGCGCCGACAAGACCGGGCCgaccctcggcctcctcgcgTCGGTCCTCCAAGAAGACGCCGCCTACAGCCGTAGCGCGGCTGAGATTGGGCACGCCCGGATGTGGGCAATCCGGGCGTTGCCCAACGACGCCATCGACCTTGCCCGTGCTGAGCACAGGAGGACGcgtgaggaggccgaggcctACTTTGCCCTGAAGCTCGCCCTGTTCCAAG AAGTGTTGGGTGAAGCCGCTGCCCCGAAACTATTCGATGACAAGGACAAAGGACTGTGCTTCAAGTTCAAGTGGGCGGATGTCCGACAATATGTCGACACCGACGAGCCGCAGCCCGGGGAAATTTGGGGTCAAGCCAAGATTGGTTGTGTAAGGGTCAACCTCGGAATCCGAAGAGGCGAGCACTACCTGTGCCAGACCGACCGCTTGCTTGAATTGAGCCAGCAACTTCGAGTCCACtccgacatcatcaccaaggaaAGCGACAAGTACGTCCTCGAGTTGCGTAACGCCATCACAGAGGCTGGTTATGTGGCCGACCTCACCTCGATAGCAAAGGCTGTCGCCCAGTTGGACTTGATCTGTTCCCACGCCGAATTAACAACCACCCATGGATATGTTCGCCCAAAGCTCGGCAAGGAACTCGCTTTGATCAAAGCCCGTCACCCCATTATGGAAGCCAGAAGAGGTTTCGTTCCCAACGACGTGTTCTCTGGCGATGACACCAAGTTCGTGGTAGTGACCGGTACAAACATGGGCGGCAAGACGACATACATCAAGACAATTGCCCTCATGCAGATTCTCGCTCAGATCGGCTGTTTCGTTCCAGCAGAGAGGGCAGCTGTTCCAATTTGCGACCGAATCTTTGTCCGGTCTGCAACCAACGACAATGCCGCAGGCAATGCCGGTACATTTGCGGTAGAGATGGACGAAATGTCTGTCATTTTGCA CGGCGCCACCAACAAGAGCTTGGTGATCATTGATGAACTTGGTCGAGgaacctccaccgccgagggtctaggactcgccgccgccatggcaGAAGAGCTCGTAAAGAAGAAGTCTCGTGTCTTTTTCGCAACCCATTTCCTCGACCTGG GCAAAATGTTGAATGCCTGGTATCCATCACAAGTTCTTAACGTCCACATGACCAGCCATGGTTCTGTCGAGGACGGCCACGCCACGatttccctcccccacaccGTCGTCGCCGGCCCGGTGAACAATTGGGATTACGGCCTGGAGCTTGCCAGTCGCTACTTCCCAGCAAGCCTCATCGAGAGTGCCAGACACTGGTCAAAATATCACCAAGAGCAAGTAGAGCTTAGCCGCAAAGAGAGGACGTCAGCCGAGATGAAGAGCGCAGCGGAGATCGCCGTTATGCATCATATGGAGCAGGCGCTGTCTTCGCAGATGAGTAACATGGAGTTGGCGGAGAGATTGGAGTTGGTGACCGATCAGTACAAGGCCTTGGAagagagaggtgaggtgTCGAATGAGGGCGGTGAGGCGTCGAATGATAATGCCGAGGCCTAA
- a CDS encoding uncharacterized protein (COG:E; EggNog:ENOG503NZ92) produces the protein MSTTGNIAITGIPTTAGPDGSFPLRRELRDLQRNYPDHFNLLVLALKDFQALNESVQTSYYQIAGIHGLPYKPWNNVGSNSDWQSTSGFGGYCTHSSILFLTWHRPYLALFEQALYNSIQKIANQFPQGPLRTKYVEAAKTFRMPYFDWASQPPSGSSAFPSAFTAPSLQVVDVDGKTKSTANPIYRFVFHPVNPSPGDFPSQWSRFPTTVRYPNPRTGQSQDNRVAPILANELASLRTNVSLLLLSYTNFDAFSFNRWDPNMTPGEFGSLEDVHNEIHDRTGGGGHMSSLDVSSFDPLFWFHHTNVDRLWAIWQDLNPDNFLTPRPAPYSTFNSTEGESQTKDTPLTPFWDKSATKFWTSEEIKDTTTTFGYAYPETQEWKYRTGTEYQTSIRQAVTTLYGTNVFANFAAANVQARATEHTELIKSLSLAAPPPSAPITAEKPLLITQEMKASPIPEHLQHLAPNNKYPEWVVNIRAQKHGLHGAFRVIVFLGPIDESDPDSWQTEFNTVGRVSVLGRSTQGPTTTKCAKCITDAADELMISGTVPLTSALLQDIVNENTGLHSLQPEEVVPYLKKELKWKVTMFETGAEKDCGEVPGLRVSVTSTEVTIGEDGLPDYSGVYTVYPEITDGKPGGMRDGEHI, from the exons ATGAGCACTACAGGCAACATTGCGATTACTGGGATTCCTACCACGGCTGGTCCAGATG GATCGTTCCCCCTTCGCCGAGAGCTCCGGGACCTCCAGCGCAACTATCCTGACcacttcaacctcctcgtccttgcGCTGAAGGACTTCCAAGCCCTCAACGAGTCAGTCCAGACATCCTACTACCAGATCGCTGGTATCCATGGTCTGCCCTACAAGCCTTGGAACAACGTCGGTAGCAACAGTGACTGGCAGTCGACAAGCGGGTTCGGGGGGTACTGCACCCATTCCTCGATTCTCTTCTTGACATGGCACCGTCCGTACCTTGCTCTCTTCGAGCAGGCTCTGTACAACTCCATCCAGAAGATTGCCAACCAGTTTCCTCAAGGCCCCCTCCGAACCAAGTATgtcgaggcggccaagacATTCCGCATGCCTTACTTCGACTGGGCTAGCCAGCCACCTTCTGGGTCTTCAGCTTTCCCCAGTGCTTTTACGGCCCCGAGCCTCCAAGTGGTTGATGTGGATGGCAAGACCAAGTCCACTGCCAACCCGATCTACCGCTTCGTGTTCCACCCGGTGAACCCCTCGCCGGGCGACTTTCCTAGTCAG TGGAGCCGGTTTCCCACAACTGTCCGCTACCCCAACCCGAGAACTGGGCAGTCTCAGGATAACCGCGTGGCACCCATCCTGGCCAACGAGCTGGCTTCTCTTCGCACCAACgtcagccttcttctgctgtcTTACACCAACTTTGACGCCTTCAGCTTCAACAGATGGGACCCGAACATGACCCCTGGCGAGTTCGGCAGTCTTGAGGACGTACATAACGAGATCCACGATCGAACTGGAGGGGGCGGGCACATGTCTTCTTTGGATGTGTCATCGTTTGATCCCCTGTTCTGGTTCCATCATAC CAACGTCGACCGTCTCTGGGCCATCTGGCAAGACCTCAACCCCGACAACTTCTTGACCCCCCGTCCAGCCCCTTACTCGACCTTTAACTCGACGGAAGGCGAGTCCCAGACCAAGGACACCCCCCTGACCCCCTTCTGGGACAAGTCAGCCACCAAGTTCTGGACCTcagaggagatcaaggataCCACGACCACCTTCGGCTACGCCTACCCCGAGACTCAAGAGTGGAAGTACAGGACCGGCACCGAGTACCAAACCTCCATCCGACAGGCAGTCACAACCCTCTACGGCACCAACGTCTTTGCCAacttcgccgccgccaacgtCCAGGCCAGAGCCACCGAGCACACAGAGCTGATCAAGAGCCTGTCCCTCGccgctcctcccccttcggCTCCTATCACAGCAGAGaaacccctcctcatcacccaagAGATGAAGGCCAGCCCCATCCCCgaacatcttcaacacctcgCCCCGAACAACAAGTACCCCGAATGGGTGGTCAACATCCGCGCCCAGAAACACGGCCTCCACGGTGCCTTCCGcgtcatcgtcttcctcggcccCATTGACGAGTCCGACCCTGACTCTTGGCAGACAGAGTTCAACACTGTCGGCCGTGTCTCTGTCCTTGGGCGCTCCACTCAAGGACCGACAACCACCAAGTGCGCCAAGTGCATCACTGATGCGGCAGATGAGCTGATGATCTCTGGGACGGTGCCTTTGACCTCAGCCCTGTTGCAGGATATTGTCAATGAGAATACTGGCTTGCATAGCCTGCAGCCAGAGGAAGTGGTGCCGTATCTgaagaaggagctcaagtGGAAGGTGACGATGTTTGAGACTGGGGCGGAGAAGGATTGTGGGGAGGTTccggggttgagggtgagtgTCACTAGCACCGAGGTTACtattggggaggatgggttgCCGGATTATTCGGGGGTGTATACCGTGTATCCGGAGATCACGGATGGAAAGCCGGGTGGTATGAGAGACGGTGAGCACATCTAA